Genomic segment of Anguilla rostrata isolate EN2019 chromosome 13, ASM1855537v3, whole genome shotgun sequence:
TCACTATAGTGTCTTAACCTGGTCAAttttaataaagtatttttttgaTGTGAAACCTTACTTGTTGCATTGAATTTACAGGAAACGTACAAGTTACCCCACCGGttaattgaaaagaaaagacgTGACCGAATAAACGAGTGCATTGCTCAACTGAAGGATTTACTGCCGGAGCACCTTAAACTTACAGTAAGTTTGGAATCAACTCAACATAttcgcaggaaaaaaaaaagatctaaagCGCCATCTGGTTGTTCATTTAGAGTAGTCTTCGCATGTTCAGCAAGTGCGTGCACCTCTCTACGGGAATTTTCGTGATATTGCAGGGAAATGTAGAAATGTTTTTCCGTCGTTCGAGGAAAACATTTGTTGCTGCATGTTTATGAACTGaaaaattaatatattcatGCTATATATAGACGCATAGCAATTTTTAAAAGTACCGATATTTGCaaatatgtgtgcatacattgATCAATAAGAGTATAATTATGTTTGGTAATGAATTATTTGGTGGGAAAGTATTTGAATAGCagtttgtgcttgtgtggcTGAACTGCCGCCCCCGCCTCTATCGCATTTGTCCTCCGCTTGCTGTGCTGGTTACATAAGAGATCTACGTGCTTATCGGAGATCCTCCTGTTTTAGACGCTGGGCCATTTGGAGAAAGCAGTGGTGTTGGAGCTTACCCTCAAACACGTGAAAGCCCTGACCAGCCTCCTggaacaacagcagcagaaaatCATGGCATTGCAGAATGGCATGCAAATCAGTGAGTGAAACATCAAGCTCTTTGGGACACAACTTGCAGTAGTTTCACCTGCAGCTGCATGCCCAGTACCTGATATGCTACCATTGTTTCTCTATGTATATCACATTTTGTGAAAGGATAATGAGAACGGTTTTTAATTGCATTGTGCaacaattttttcccccacaaactAAACATCCATCAACACTGTTCAAATATATAgagtaattttaaatgaaatgcttcCTTAAACACTTTTCTGGAACATCTGTTAATTGAAGGCAGTATTTTCATTCCTTCACTGTTATTAAAGTGCTATTTTGCTTCTGACAGGTGAGCAGCCCCCTTCCAGCTCCAGTGCCAGTGAGGAGATGTTTCGCTCAGGGTTTCACATGTGTGCCAAGGAGGTCCTTCAGTTTTTGGCCAATCAGGAGAGTGGAAGAGACCTGACACCCTCCCACATGATCAGTCATCTACACAAGGTGGCAACGGAGCTGCTACAGGGTGTACCCAGCCCCTATGTAGAAGAGCCCGCCCACAAAGCACTGGAGCGCAAGGAGAAGCCTGCCGGGCCACTGCCCAAGGGTGCAGAGGTCCGTGGCAAGAACTGTGTTCCTGTGATCCAGAGGACCTTCCCTCAGGGCGGGGAGCAGAGCGGCAGCGACACGGACACCGACAGCGGCTACGGCGGTGAGCTGGAGAAACGGGACTCCAAAGCCCCTCGGCAGGGTTACTTCGCCAAGGAGGGCGGGTTCAATTATGTGCTGTCAGAGAGGGTGGCAGATGACATCAAGCAAGAGGATGATGAACCGCGAGCCAAACGTCAGAGAGCCGAGTCCTCGGAGGATGAGGCCCTCTCTGGCGGGGAGATAATGGGCGGTGCCAGCAGCTACATGAGCTTCTCTCCCCACCAGCCCCCTCTCTGTATGCCCTTCTACCTCATcccacctgctgctgctgcctacCTCCCCATGCTGGAGAAGTGCTGGTACCCAGGGGGTCTGCCAGTCTTATACCCTGGAATGAGTGCTTCTGCCGCTGGCATGTCTCCAGAGAAGCACCCCTCGTCCCTTGTGATGTCCCCCAGAGTGGGGTCCCCTGTACCCACCTCCCAGTCCCCCATGGACTCACCAGCCCTGCTCCAGGCTTTAAAGCAAGTCCCCCCCTTGAACTTGGAAACCAAAGACTGAGGACATTTTGGGGAGCCCCGCGCTTTGAAAGTGGGTGCTGTTGAGAAGgcagaagaagagaggagaacGGGAGGAGCCCCTCCCTCAAACAGTAGCAGCGGTAGCCCCCCCTTTCACCACCCAACAAGCCAATCCCCCATGACCCATACCTTCCCCTATTAGAGCACGCAGCCATGCAGCCACCCCTCTCACATCCTGCCACTACCCCAGCACTCAGAGTGGGGAAGGCTTggaggaggctgagagagagagagcctgctgCATTGCTCTGCGACACACTGTGAAGATGGTAAATATGAGGACTATTAAAGTGCACTGTGGTTAAGAGTGGGAGATAGCTCCGCTGCTCCTGTGCTGAATGTCAGTGTAATTCCTCTGAATGTGATTCGCAGACAGCCCCCAATGATCAGGACCTGccctctgcacacacataccttgGTTGAATgtagaaaaagacagaaaaataccCAGTAGATGCTGCCTCTGAAGATTCTACATGCTGTAGAGCAGTGACAGAAGGGTCTACACCTCTTTCATCTGTAGCTGCTGGAAATGGAACTACTGTCCCTTTTGACCAGTTCACACCAAATAACCAGTGACATTCTCCCAGCATTTGCTATGTGTCTGGGTTGACCAGAACCATCCCAAATGACATAttccccatcccatcccatgaagctcccccactcccccaaaaacattttcattttgtaagtTTGCCATCTCTAGACCCAGTGTGCACCATTCTTGGGGTGAGACATGATCACACGTGCATTTTAGTGTTGCATTTTGACTCCGCTACCATTTGTCAAGTAGATtgtgttcttgtgagaaaatgGTAATGGAACctgttgtaattattttctttatactACTTGTACATCTCTATTTTTGATACGTGACCTACAAAGTCTGCATTACCCATTATATTTAGAGGGAGTTTGAGACAGCCATTCATTGTATGCCAAGAGAACATGTACATAGCACCACGCTAAAGCTGGTTTACCTCACTCTCCGTATTCATTTCTGGTCAAGTTAAGCCTGTTCTATGTTGCCTTTACTTGTTAAAGCTGACAAAGTGATAACAGATGTTTAACTGTATTTGAGTATATTCTGGAGTCTGAAGTGGAAAGAGAAAcgtgaatgtaatgttttaaacagaATATTAGTTTTGTATAGGAAGAGGTACTTGGGGTTTTCATTTTGGGACCTACCAGAAGGTTGCTTGATGTACATATTTTGTCTATAAAGTAAATGTTGATATAAATTACTTAAGTGTattaataaagtatttttttcctgtggaaaatgttttgttgattcATGGCTGTGAGTGAACATGTTTAGGTGCAAAGTAACCTTACCTTAACACAG
This window contains:
- the bhlhe40 gene encoding class E basic helix-loop-helix protein 40, whose amino-acid sequence is MERITSAQPPPCMAKHSSLEIADMQGMDFSMYVYKPRRGMKRGEDSKETYKLPHRLIEKKRRDRINECIAQLKDLLPEHLKLTTLGHLEKAVVLELTLKHVKALTSLLEQQQQKIMALQNGMQISEQPPSSSSASEEMFRSGFHMCAKEVLQFLANQESGRDLTPSHMISHLHKVATELLQGVPSPYVEEPAHKALERKEKPAGPLPKGAEVRGKNCVPVIQRTFPQGGEQSGSDTDTDSGYGGELEKRDSKAPRQGYFAKEGGFNYVLSERVADDIKQEDDEPRAKRQRAESSEDEALSGGEIMGGASSYMSFSPHQPPLCMPFYLIPPAAAAYLPMLEKCWYPGGLPVLYPGMSASAAGMSPEKHPSSLVMSPRVGSPVPTSQSPMDSPALLQALKQVPPLNLETKD